Below is a window of Uloborus diversus isolate 005 chromosome 3, Udiv.v.3.1, whole genome shotgun sequence DNA.
tttcgttttatctatgtgatcgagagaaaagtaaaaaatcaatctacttaacttgaatgatttttactgaagctaagaagactaggaattataatcaacagacaaaagcgataacttgaaactgattttacagtgttactggtgacaactaagttttgaaataaacttgagggaatttaagaacttcagaacggaacaacgacttaactacacacccttcaaccctagattccttatgagttccgtagcaacctttaggGAACATAATTTTCttctctaaccttcatttttcatgaaacaaacagtctaaagtgggaaaaaaaaatctacgaatgtctcgaaaaaaaattcgatatatagagattttttcgatatatagaaacaatttttctatatgatgaacaaagaaatttgctaggatttcgatatatagaaaatttcgatatgtggaagttcgatatatggaggttcgactgtatttcaatTTGAGTACAGCTTTTGGTATGTGCCGTACAATACTCGACTCTCTTGACCACAATTTCAGTAACTTTCACACAGAGCTGCACCTCATTGTAGTTGAAATTATGTCATGTTTTCAGCTTCGGCTTTTGTACCGTTCCATGTTGGTTAAGGTAAACTTTTTTGCCTTCAAACTAATTATGTATTTTAGTCTTTTTATAGACCTTTAAGGTATAGACGGAGTCATTGCAATTCCCTCTCAGCTTATCAAGTGAACCAGAAACGCTAGGGGCTAGGTCAAGtgacaaaaatatttcaacttcgaAGACACGACTGTGGGAGAAAGGTTCAAAATAGATGTCCTAgccagggcccgattaacctctgaagttaGAGGAAGTTAAATCTTATTTCAGGGCCCCTCACCTTTTGCTTTCAGgatatatttttcctttcaattaaAGTTAATCCCCCCCTCCTGGATACATCGAACTTTTGTACAGTACATATTTTTGTACTCCCATTCGCAGCAGATAAGACTGGTTAGTTATTGTTTCAGGtttatcatttcataaaataGTTCATCAAATGTGGTAAAAGTATATTGCGTagtttttaagtcatttttgggCCCCCTGTTAATTCTGAGAAGAAGTTCAAGCTTCCTGAGCCTTTTGGGTAACCAGGCCCTGGTCCAAGCTCTTGCGGATTACCCTGCTAGATCTTACTACAAAGATGACTACTGCAGGCCTAGTTTGCTCGAGTTATTTGTGTGAGATCGACTCCGCCCACTTGCGGTGTCTATACTCAATTCAGCGAGAgctgatagaggaagtaaacaaagagggttactactttcatgacttactcgcccgattggcaatgctgttcgcattgaaagcgcggacatttcgcttatctgattggcgctgttttcagtcatcccagcgccaagcagacagcggtaacgccaattgtcacgttgctttgtttacgtccactatcagctctcgctaaatggactataggttttttaaatttgtgagtTATTATAAGGGGTCAGATTACAGGACATAGATCTGTTCTCCATTACGAGATGCAAATAGTGAGGGAatttgatttagcagttgtaacaatatcaatattttgcaattcattTCAGAAATGTTAATCTTCTCTTGTGGGACATAATGGATTTGTTTTTCAGAGATTCTGGTGTTGGGCATGATGATGCTGTTGGCCGTCCTGCCCCCCGCCCACGTGCTCTCCTTGGCGTGTAACGCGTGCGGCCCAGAGTGCGCCAACGCCTGCGGAACCGCCATGTTCCGCGCCTGCTGCTTCAACTACAACCGAAAGCGCAGCCTGCCCCTCACCCCCGAAGCCGCCCCTCCACCCGTCGCCTTCTGGTTGCAGCTCCTCTCCGACGCACAACAACGGCAGCAAGATCAGCCCGAGAACTACACGCTTTAACAAACTGTATCGGACCTCCACAAGCCATAGAATAAAAAGTGCTATAAGATCTAagtcattttgttattttttcctctcCCAGACATTTGGTATAGCTTGACCACCGATTGATGGTGGATGCCCTGGAAGCGGAAGCAGGACACTTCATTTTCTAATAGTAGGTAGAATCAGCTAGAGAGCACGAGAAGTAGCGTTTTTACTGCGtgcgcgttctcgctgatcctacctgATAAAAACTGAAGTGGCCTGCGTTCACTTTCAGTTCTTCCACCATCTCTCAGTGGTCAAGCTATACCATCTTAAAGAGTCATACTTTGCAAGCGGGAAGAGTCATTGGAACACATTCAAGTCACGTGAGCAAGACATGAAAAACCAACTTCTACACTACCGGAGTAAGCAGAAAGCGCTCCGACAGCTCTTTTATATCTAACTAGTCAATACAGTACGGACCTCATCAGTTATGAAATTTCTTTCTGTGTTACTGGACAAACTAAGAGGAGTTGACGATTTCTCCGGCTATACCTTGAAGGTCTATGGGTACAAGAGTCATCGTTACAAAAGcatttatatgaataaaatatgtaGTCAACGTAAATCACAAATTGCGGAAAACTACTGAGAATAGTTCTTCATGATTAGGGTAGAGCTCATTCATCAGTATATTAGCACGAAACACACAGTAGCTAAGTTTGTGCGTAGATGTGACAACCTCCAATAGATAAGGAATTAACTGTAAGCATGTTTAATacggtatttttagaaattattattattattattattttgagaaattcttTTTCTCTAGAAAATGATTCTTCAAATACATAATGTGAacccggctggtggcgtgatggtaagGTGCTGGCCTTCTATGCCTAGGACCTGGGCTCTGGCCAGGCCCGAGGTGgccggtcggtggattttcgagatgcagaaaatcatcagcgcccatgtcgtatgattatgcgtcatgtaaaagatcccttggataTTCGTTTAACTTAGAATTCCCtcgacaaaattaaattccttgtgcaatttcgcatcaatgAGAgctcaggtgcctccatctggtggaaactgggcgtcaaaaattACTTGTGTCATGCATcggcgccttaatggtggcacatgaaagactgatgccttgTCGGGGAGCGCACTAGATCTGGTTATGACCAAATGATCTCTTACACAGCACCActggaaacaaaaaatatataatatggcACTTTTGCTATCAATATCGTGTCATTTTGTTGTTGTCACGTCCATTTGCAGTCTATGCTAACAAACTAACAAATGCTCAGCATCTTAGTACTGATAAAAGACATagcagccttgaaatagctatttgtTATAATTTAATGACGATTTGGGCTTTACTTAACTCTGTTCTTCATTTTGTTTGTGTTTTAGCTAAGAGGattcttgatttttcaaacaacatttacaatttcaaaacaattttccgAAAATCGTTAACTACGAAAAGTGTCAACAgcaaaatttttccattttatcatttttttattttattcatttattgatttatttttttatggtgctCAATAGATAAGCCTACTCCGTAACGCCCAGCATggtattttttaattacagtatAAAACGCGGAAACAgcatttttctcccccccccccttttttttgttgcactatattactttttttcttctgtgataaATCTGTTTGAAACATATCTTCATTAAATTTGGtgcaaaaaaaattcataaattctgAAAGCTTTAGgatatgttttcgtttttgatttttcaatgtgATGTCAAGCGGAATACAAGCCAGGTATGCCCTTTTTCAGAGGCATTATATGCTTCTTGAAAGTAAACATGTATCGGGGCATCTGAGTGCTGAACTTAATTGTAAGACTGAGTGACAGTCTTACAATTAAgaatcattgtgaggcatttgttttgttttgaaagtttaaCTACATAATATTGAATGTAAAAACCTTGACCTGCAGCCACTGTCAGAACTGATTCACTTTTTGCTAATTAACAGCAACGATGCTCAATGTTTGCAAGCAAAAATGAAAAGCGTAATGACATTCAAGAAAACCGAGCACCTTAAACTGATCCTACCGCTACAGTATAACTGTCTCGTCGCAGgcgcggatctagaggggggccatggcccctcccaaagccttgagattgtaggatttttttttttttttttaagaagaaaaaaacgaaaatattatgaaaaaataacaaaatttaacacatgttttttacattaaaagaaatttcggccttaattgggagagaaattatatcTAGAACTATTATTAAAGAactattattccaaaaaattttcTCCTTCGTTTGCATCATATCTTGAttccaactttagacacttggaCGTTCTCTAAATGATGTTGTCCTCAGAGTCACCTATTATTCtcgagaccaaagagagcctaaatttgcgtatttatggctttaatttcgaaatgtttCGTTGGGAGAGCTCACGAATCCTCATCGCTTTATTAATACGcataaaaatagcttaaaattagatttttagagcctctaaggtaaaatatttctaggAAGGGTGGATTCCAAACACACACACTAAATCTCCCTTTAGAAccattcattttaataaagtttctcgagagtttgttcaaaaattttagatagcccctcccaaaatgatcggctagatccgccacttCTCGTCGCACTGGATCCACAATCTAAAATTCCCATCCAGCATTTATTAGGAATATATTTTAATGTGATAGAACGCGAGGAGAAATGTATTATCAACGATAAAAATAAAAGGATTGGACATAAactacggtcaagtgagaacaatgaaCAATTCTTGATTGAGGATTACTCAAAAAAAGTTTGTCACTGCTTTTTTTCTGCCCCATTGAAAAATTCCTAAACACTTTCATGTAATGTAATTACAATTTTGTGCTGAAACCTCTTAAGAAATATAGGCTTCACGTTAGAATATTGAAGTTTGAAGTGTGTTAAAGAAAAACATggtttttaaatcatttgttttttaataataatattttgaagtCTCATTATCATGAACAAAATacgtaatttataaattatttgcattcgaaaagttataaaataaacttgaacatAGGGAACAACTGTAGCGAAAATCAAAATGTATGTTAATatcatcataaaaaaaatctatataaaacCTCCCTTATTCAAACACTCTCAAATAGCTAACATGGATCATTAAACGTCAAATCAACCCAAATTAAATAGTCAGCCGTGCAagtcatgtctcagattttgtccattatttttttacgaacagATATCTATGAGATgagctcaaattatttttttttttagattttttgaacaaaaattacgCTTTCGagatctttttcaaaatttcgatttttgttCCCTTTTTGCtatgaatttagaaaatcttttgaatttatcaaccaattaagctgaactTGGTGTCAATTTaagctaatacttttctctttcagtgtaaacaacaaaaattattttgtgaataGAGGGGTGTTGCCACACCTTATCTAAAGtaagattttgagcttttccAATTGGGAGATTTAATAAATCATATCTCGGGTGCACCAACTAATATCTGCGTCAAATGtttttttgtagtatatttaaatcattcttctgctaagtagaaaaaaatacgagggagttttttgttgttttgaaataaaataataaagtattttttgcaaagaatttacttcaaataaaagttttctatAATTCTAAAGCTTTTTTAAGCCTATGAAagcccaaaaacttttcaaaacaattaatactggaatgtcaaagaataaaatttaagttgTATAAATCGTAAAAATATTGTCCAATATCCACTTCGGACAAGAATTGCGC
It encodes the following:
- the LOC129219242 gene encoding U-scoloptoxin(20)-Cw1a-like (The sequence of the model RefSeq protein was modified relative to this genomic sequence to represent the inferred CDS: added 31 bases not found in genome assembly), producing the protein MARRDITQTVEILVLGMMMLLAVLPPAHVLSLACNACGPECANACGTAMFRACCFNYNRKRSLPLTPEAAPPPVAFWLQLLSDAQQRQQDQPENYTL